TTATTCTTAACTTAATTAGCGTTTATTTCCACGCTTTTTAGTTACTTTGTATACTTCTCCTCCAAATAAGGTTTCACCTTTAAAAGGAGTAACAACCAGCTTATTTTTAGAAGCTGGATTAATTTTACAATCCTTCAGCCAGAGATAGCGGCGACCTAAAGTGGAAGCTCCCATGCTATGGGCAGCCATCTTTACTTCATCAAATGCAGCTTCACAAAGAAATGAGGCTGCATCATATGTTTTGCTCAGAATCCCAAGTGCCTGGTGCATATGACTAGGGTCTGAGCTAAGAATTTGTGCAGCCTGACTAATGTCTGCCTGCAGAGCCCTAACCACAAAGGCGGTATGGGTTGCAATCTGCAATGCTGATGCTGCAGCTTCATATGTTCTACAAAGTACTAAGTCTAACTGTTTATCACAAGACTCCGTGGAAGCTGCTTGAGTATCTACTGGTGGAGTGGCTTCAGAAATAAACTCCAGTATTTCATCATCTACTTTTGGAACTGATAATATCCGTGTTGCCTCTCTGGAAGATACTGGATACTTGCATGCCAATGAAGGCAGTTGCCTGTCAATTTGCTGCCACTCCTCttcaattacttttaaaatagattcatgGAAGGGAAAAGATAGTTCTGGGGCATCTACTTTCTCATGTTGTGATTGCTTAGACACTTCTATGCCTAAGGTGGTGAGTGAATGAGAGACAACAGTTTTGGCAAAAGATGACATCACTCCAGATCCAGGTGTATTTTGAAATGCCACAAAGGAACCTGAATCCATTTCCTCTACAGACTTTTCACTGAGTCTAGGGAATTTTCGTGGAGGAGACAGGGATTCAGTGTCTTGATAATTAGATCGATCAATTCTCTTCCATCTGTTTTCTACATCCATTGGGGGTGTAGAGTTTGAAGTCCCAGGCAAACTACCTACTCCACCCTGGACCAACAGAGAATTGACATAATCTCTGATTGCCTGAGCAAGTGGAGGAGAAATTATTTGTGAACTCTCAGACTCTTCTAGCCCTTTCCTTTCACTAGAGAGAACTGACTGATCTAAAACATGGGACTTCTCAGTACACAATGGTTGAATTCCACTTTTCTCtccacaataaatattttctactatATCTTTATAGCAAGTAGTGGTGGTTTCTTTAATCAGTGAAGGAGAAGCTGCAGCAGAGACCAACATGGCAGCGAGTTCATGCTGAGAAGATGCCGAAGAACTTTTCTCTAAACATCTACCATGGCTAGACTTGGAGGAAGTAAACAAATTCCCTCCAGAGGCTAACTTCTGCAAATGTTCCCTGCCAGGCAAGGTTGTGGCAATAAGAGGTTCCCTAGGTGGGTCTCCCTTAGAAGTATGAACTTTCTTAGCTGCCTGTAGTTCAGTCCTGCCCAAAGGAGGACGGGTGGagatttcaggaaaagaaatacCCTGAAAAAATCCACCAGAGGGAGTAGTTGGAAGttcagaaaaaggaacaaaatcccTAGTGGACTTCActttcttgtgttctttcttctttcctgtagAGGCAAAAGAGGCAGGAAGTTTAAGCATTACTTGTGTTTAAGCTGATTTTATTCTTTGCCTCTTTGCTAACATAGTGCTGTTGAAGGAAAAGACTATATTTCATATTCTGAACAACCAATTCAACACACTGTGCCCTGGCAGGCAATGCTTATGAAGATATAAGCAATTTGGGTTAAATAATCATAAATTGACAAACAAGtcaaatgaattaaaactttataaatatcaAGCGTTCTTTTATAGAAAGAACATTAATTTCATGTACTActttcaaaaaatacttaaatatcatggtctaattttcttaaaatagtctactcgaaatacatcaaaatatttgCTTCATAGCTGCCTTGAAATCACATTATCTAGcaaaaactataaatttaaatgCTTAGCAATAGAGAACAGAGCATATACGCCATATTATAAATACTAGGACTATGTATTAATTCTAATAAACTGGACACATACGTAATTAATCAGTAAGATGAGATCTCAATAGTataatagaataaagaaaagtaagTGATAAGACTTAGCATGGTATTTAAGTTCAAAATAGTACCATGTATAAGACGCATATGAAAAAGTGTtcggggtgcctaggtgactgagtcggttaagcatctgactctatctcagctcaggtgttgatctcaggatgtgaatttaaaagtatttaaaatggaTTGGAAAGATAACCATCAAATTAATGACAGTGGTAGCCTCTGTGTTGCTAATACTTGGAAAGGGTAAGTggggaaaatgtc
This region of Vulpes lagopus strain Blue_001 chromosome 23, ASM1834538v1, whole genome shotgun sequence genomic DNA includes:
- the TMPO gene encoding thymopoietin isoform X1 — its product is MPEFLEDPSVLTKEKLKSELVANNVTLPVGEQRKDVYVQLYLQHLTARNRPPLAAGANSKGPPDFSSDEEREPTPVLGSGAAVAGRSRAAVGRKATKKTDKPRPEDKDDLDVTELTNEDLLDQLVKYGVNPGPIVGTTRKLYEKKLLKLREQGTESRSSTPLPTISSSENTRQNGSNDSDRYSDNEEGKKKEHKKVKSTRDFVPFSELPTTPSGGFFQGISFPEISTRPPLGRTELQAAKKVHTSKGDPPREPLIATTLPGREHLQKLASGGNLFTSSKSSHGRCLEKSSSASSQHELAAMLVSAAASPSLIKETTTTCYKDIVENIYCGEKSGIQPLCTEKSHVLDQSVLSSERKGLEESESSQIISPPLAQAIRDYVNSLLVQGGVGSLPGTSNSTPPMDVENRWKRIDRSNYQDTESLSPPRKFPRLSEKSVEEMDSGSFVAFQNTPGSGVMSSFAKTVVSHSLTTLGIEVSKQSQHEKVDAPELSFPFHESILKVIEEEWQQIDRQLPSLACKYPVSSREATRILSVPKVDDEILEFISEATPPVDTQAASTESCDKQLDLVLCRTYEAAASALQIATHTAFVVRALQADISQAAQILSSDPSHMHQALGILSKTYDAASFLCEAAFDEVKMAAHSMGASTLGRRYLWLKDCKINPASKNKLVVTPFKGETLFGGEVYKVTKKRGNKR